The Mangifera indica cultivar Alphonso chromosome 8, CATAS_Mindica_2.1, whole genome shotgun sequence genome has a window encoding:
- the LOC123223705 gene encoding uncharacterized protein LOC123223705: MATAARAFTISRLTVLSPDPLHSRYSFSRRHHLLLSCHPASRCLAASFSTTVSCLNDDFVSTRKSNFDRGFLVIANMLKRIEPLDNSVISKGVSDAAKDSMKQTISTMLGLLPSNQFSINVRFSKQPLDSLLVSSIITGYTLWNAEYRISLMRNFDISVDGLKRLSVSRQIEVLDKKCEKRVNESGQIGVEILEEVSPQIFGGLSQEALNYIQRLQSELSDVKEQLDTMKHKNNKMEYNKGNRNNLLEYLRSLDPDVVNELSQPSSVEVEEIIHQLVQNILQRFTKDDTTSNFMVESVVASTENKQDGVDENCHTVGTSRDYLAKLLFWCMLLGHHLRGLESRLHLTCVVGLL; the protein is encoded by the exons ATGGCAACCGCAGCTCGAGCTTTCACTATTTCTCGCCTCACTGTCCTGTCACCTGACCCTCTCCACTCTCGCTACTCATTTTCGCGCCGCCACCACCTCCTCCTCAGCTGCCACCCCGCCAGCCGCTGTTTGGCCGCCTCTTTTTCTACCACGGTCAGCTGCCTCAACGACGACTTCGTTTCTACTCGGAAGTCGAATTTTGACCGCGGTTTTCTCGTGATTGCGAATATGCTCAAGAGAATTGAGCCTCTTGATAATTCCGTTATCTCCAAGGGAGTTTCTGATGCTGCCAAGGATTCCATGAAGCAGACAATCTCTACTATGCTTGGCCTCCTGCCTTCTAATCAGTTCTCAATCAACGTTAGGTTTTCTAAGCAACCTCTCGATTCGCTTCTTGTGTCTTCCATCATCACAGG GTACACGCTATGGAATGCAGAGTACAGGATTTCGCTGATgagaaattttgatatatcagtGGATGGTTTAAAGAGGTTGAGTGTTTCAAGGCAAATTGAGGTTTTGGACAAGAAATGTGAAAAGAGAGTGAATGAGAGTGGTCAGATTGGTGTTGAAATTTTGGAGGAAGTAAGCCCCCAAATTTTTGGGGGTTTGTCTCAGGAGGCTTTGAATTATATTCAGCGGTTGCAATCCGAGTTATCTGATGTAAAGGAG cAATTGGACACCATGaagcataaaaataataagatgGAATATAACAAGGGAAACAGGAACAATTTATTAGAGTATTTGCGATCTTTGGATCCTGATGTG GTGAATGAATTATCCCAACCATCATCAGTAGAGGTAGAAGAAATCATTCACCAACTTGTTCAAAACATATTGCAAAGATTTACCAAAGATGATACAACATCTAATTTCATGGTAGAGTCGGTAGTTGCAAGCACAGAAAATAAACAAGATGGGGTTGATGAAAATTGTCACACAGTAGGCACATCTCGAGACTACCTTGCAAAGTTGCTTTTCTG GTGTATGTTATTAGGTCACCATTTGAGAGGTTTGGAGAGTAGGCTACATCTGACTTGTGTTGTTGGATTGTTGTAA
- the LOC123224255 gene encoding mannose-1-phosphate guanyltransferase alpha-like, with protein MEKVVAVIMVGGPTKGTRFRPLSFNTPKPLFPLAGQPMVHHPISACKRIPNLAQIFLIGFYEDREFALYVSSISNELKVPVRYLKEDKPHGSAGGLYYFRDMIMEDSPSHIFLLNCDVCCNFPLTDMLEAHKRSGGMGTMLVIKVSAESAHEFGELVADPITKELLHYTEKPETFVSDLINCGVYIFTPDIFTAIHDVFTHREDRANIRQMSSFEALQSATRAFPVDFVRLDQDILSPLAGKKQLYTYETTDFWEQIKTPGMSLKCSALYLAQFKMTSPHLLASGDGIKNASIIGDVFIHPSAKVHPTAKIGPNVSISANVRVGAGVRLISCIILDDVEIKENAVVINSIIGWKSSLGKWSRVQGSGDYNEKLGITILGEAGMVEDEVVVINSIVLPNKTLNVSVQEEIIL; from the exons ATGGAAAAAGTGGTTGCTGTGATCATGGTTGGCGGACCAACtaaag GGACTCGATTTCGACCATTATCTTTCAATACACCAAAACCGTTATTTCCATTAGCAGGTCAGCCAATGGTTCACCATCCGATTTCAGCTTGCAAAAGg ATTCCAAACTTGGCTCAGATATTTCTAATTGGGTTCTATGAGGACAGGGAATTTGCATTATATGTTTCTTCCATCTCTAATGAGTTGAAAGTGCCAGTGAG ATACTTAAAAGAGGATAAACCACACGGTTCAGCTGGTGGCCTTTATTACTTCAGAGACATGATCATGGAAGACAGCCCG TCGCATATATTTCTGCTGAATTGTGATGTTTGCTGCAATTTTCCGCTCACAGACATGCTTG AGGCCCATAAAAGAAGTGGTGGGATGGGAACAATGCTAGTAATCAAG GTTTCTGCTGAGTCTGCCCATGAGTTTGGTGAGTTGGTTGCTGATCCAATCACCAAAGAGTTGTTGCATTACACGGAGAAACCTGAGACTTTT GTAAGCGATTTAATAAACTGTGGTGTTTACATCTTTACCCCAGATATTTTTACTGCCATTCACGATGTCTTTACTCATCGGGAGGATAGAG CTAATATACGCCAGATGTCCAGTTTTGAAGCCCTCCAGTCTGCTACAAG GGCCTTTCCTGTAGATTTTGTAAGGTTGGATCAAGATATATTATCCCCTCTTGCTGGAAAGAAGCAACTTTATACATATGAGACCACGGATTTCTGGGAACAGATCAAGACTCCGGG GATGTCTCTGAAATGTTCAGCTCTGTATCTAGCGCAATTTAAAATGACCTCACCCCATCTTTTGGCCAGTGGAGATGGAATAAAGAATGCTTCAATTATTGGCGATGTGTTCATTCATCCATCTGCTAAAGTACATCCAACTGCAAAG ATTGGGCCAAATGTCTCTATTTCAGCGAATGTTCGTGTAGGAGCAGGTGTGAGGCTTATAAGTTGCATCATCCTGGATGATGTAGAAATTAAG GAAAATGCAGTTGTAATAAATTCCATCATTGGATGGAAATCTTCACTTGGCAAATGGTCACGTGTTCAG GGAAGTGGGGACTACAATGAGAAGCTTGGAATCACCATCCTCG GAGAAGCTGGTATGGTAGAAGACGAAGTTGTGGTGATCAACAGCATTGTTCTTCCGAACAAGACTCTTAACGTTAGTGTACAGGAGGAGATAATTTTGTAA